Proteins co-encoded in one Salvia splendens isolate huo1 chromosome 4, SspV2, whole genome shotgun sequence genomic window:
- the LOC121799782 gene encoding flowering time control protein FCA-like: MEKFDRNRGTDRYSNSSAPPHQYNSGDRHSRGGGAPIHRRQQDNYRDGAGGGGHDNTHGYTGGFSSGRRENIKAFDSPPPYPSPPSGGGVGGVGGGGLRPIGDGIWGMRPIGNGIGGFRPPIGSGDGFGPMGGIGGRGFRPIGGVDAAKFRPMGGGFGGDGGRFPRMGGGGGDGGGFPPMSRGGGDGGGFRRSFGSDGEAGGFRPMDGGGGDGAGFGVDNFGGPPTALSGQKRGYPGRERSPGREGVKFAKLFVGSVPRTTTEDDIRPLFENHGRVMEVAMIKDKRTGQPQGCCFIKYASPEEADRAIAALHNQYTLPGGMSPIQVRYADGERERIGATEYKLFVGSLNKQAVEKEVEEIFLPYGRVEDVYLMRDEMKQSRGCGFVKYSQREMAQAAIDALNGIYIMRGCEQPLTVRFADPKRPRPGDSRSVPTFGEPGPRFSAPGIRAPSDHHEPLGGPNPNLWPSTQNLGPPSHAGNQGYTNQYQPRPGNMTVSSTPYPVGAIPGSMDGSFPAPPASSAPISQFNNNQSVPQIPQIPSNGSKPSPWQRPLQSPQPVQLPPSNTTSFSSLPGSQMQPGLIQTPYSQAPPSQSLPGENSQPSIPPQIQVQHSASSAHRQAPGVGNQPQYPQQLQPFNQPPSELAQMLSQQKQTLQATFQSSQQALNQLQQQLQQRQPAIQNLATHQGQVAAKQQSPWPGALSQPVANTASTQPARDSASTTTTPSPAITGGTPAAATSNWSEHTSPDGYKYYYNSLTGESKWEKPAELALNEPQQQKPSNPHPQLHSHPSGPSLQQAPQMQAQIHNQAKPFQQAAQSSYHVPGFSSKQGTKEIGYAQTPANDPARYQQASQEWMWKNKHSGM, from the exons ATGGAGAAATTCGATAGGAATAGAGGCACTGATAGGTATAGCAATAGCAGCGCTCCACCTCACCAATATAATTCAGGCGATAGGCACTCCCGCGGCGGCGGAGCTCCGATACACCGCCGTCAACAGGATAATTACCGAGATGGCGCTGGAGGAGGGGGACACGACAATACGCATGGTTATACCGGCGGGTTCTCGAGCGGCAGGAGGGAGAATATTAAGGCGTTTGATAGCCCGCCGCCCTACCCGTCTCCGCCTAGCGGCGGCGGCGTGGGAGGCGTTGGAGGAGGGGGATTGAGACCAATTGGGGATGGAATTTGGGGAATGAGACCAATTGGGAATGGAATTGGGGGGTTTCGACCGCCGATTGGCAGCGGAGATGGGTTTGGGCCGATGGGTGGAATTGGGGGAAGAGGGTTTCGACCAATAGGAGGGGTTGATGCTGCTAAATTTCGACCAATGGGCGGCGGATTTGGAGGTGATGGCGGGAGGTTTCCGCGGATGGGTGGTGGCGGTGGAGATGGTGGAGGGTTTCCCCCGATGAGTAGAGGTGGTGGTGATGGTGGAGGCTTCAGAAGGTCGTTTGGCAGTGATGGTGAAGCTGGAGGCTTTCGACCAATGGATGGAGGCGGTGGTGATGGTGCAGGCTTTGGGGTTGATAACTTTGGGGGGCCTCCTACAGCTCTATCGGGCCAAAAACGTGGTTACCCTGGTAGAGAAAGATCTCCAG gCAGAGAAGGAGTTAAATTTGCCAAACTCTTTGTTGGGTCTGTTCCGAGGACAACCACAGAAGATGAT ATCCGACCTCTATTCGAAAATCATGGGCGTGTGATGGAAGTTGCTATGATCAAGGATAAGAGGACTGGCCAGCCACAAG GATGCTGTTTCATTAAATATGCTTCTCCTGAAGAGGCTGACAGGGCAATTGCTGCATTGCATAACCAGTACACGTTACCTGGG GGAATGAGTCCTATCCAAGTCAGATATGCTGATGGAGAGCGAGAACGTATTG GTGCAACTGAATACAAGCTGTTTGTTGGGTCATTGAACAAACAAGCTGTTGAGAAGGAAGTTGAAGAG ATCTTTTTACCTTATGGTAGAGTCGAGGATGTCTATCTTATGCGTGATGAGATGAAGCAGAGCCGTG GTTGTGGATTTGTCAAATACTCTCAGAGAGAGATGGCACAAGCGGCCATTGATGCTCTAAATGGAATATATATTATGAGA GGCTGTGAACAACCATTAACTGTCAGATTTGCTGATCCTAAAAGACCTAGACCTGGAGATTCGAG AAGTGTTCCTACTTTTGGTGAACCCGGCCCTCGATTTTCTGCCCCTGGGATCAG AGCTCCATCAGATCATCACGAGCCATTAGGTGGCCCCAATCCTAATTTGTGGCCAAGCACGCAGAATCTAGGACCACCTTCTCATGCTGGTAACCAAGGTTATACTAATCAGTATCAGCCTAGGCCTGGGAATATGACCGTTTCTTCTACTCCA TATCCTGTTGGAGCTATTCCTGGAAGTATGGACGGTTCATTTCCTGCACCTCCTGCATCTTCTGCGCCTATATCTCAGTTT aATAATAACCAGTCCGTACCACAAATACCACAAATTCCTTCTAATGGCTCAAAGCCATCGCCCTGGCAGCGACCTCTTCAGTCACCACAACCTGTGCAGTTACCTCCATCAAACACGACATCGTTCTCCAGTTTGCCGGGATCACAGATGCAACCCGGTCTGATACAGACCCCATATAGTCAGGCCCCACCATCACAATCTCTGCCTGGAGAGAACAGTCAACCATCTATCCCCCCACAGATACAAGTGCAGCATAGCGCGTCGTCTGCTCACAGACAAGCTCCTGGAGTTGGGAATCAGCCACAATATCCTCAGCAACTTCAACCTTTTAATCAGCCGCCTTCAGAGCTGGCTCAAATGCTGTCACAACAGAAACAAACTCTACAGGCTACTTTCCAGTCTTCTCAACAAGCCCTAAATCAGCTGCAACAGCAGCTGCAACAGAGACAACCGGCGATTCAAAACCTAGCAACTCATCAGGGTCAAGTAGCTGCTAAACAGCAG TCTCCTTGGCCTGGAGCGTTATCTCAGCCCGTTGCAAACACCGCTAGTACACAACCAGCCAGAGATTCAGCTTCGACTACAACTACCCCCTCACCTGCCATTACTGGTGGTACTCCTGCTGCTGCTACAAGCAATTGGTCCGAGCACACATCACCTGATGGATACAAGTACTACTACAACAGCTTGACTGGTGAAAGCAAG TGGGAGAAACCTGCGGAGCTTGCTCTGAATGAGCCCCAGCAACAGAAGCCGTCTAACCCGCACCCTCAGCTGCATTCTCACCCATCAGGACCATCATTGCAACAAGCTCCTCAAATGCAAGCTCAGATCCACAACCAAGCCAAGCCGTTCCAGCAGGCTGCTCAATCATCG TATCATGTCCCTGGATTTTCTTCAAAACAAGGCACTAAG GAAATTGGGTAtgcacaaactccagcaaacgATCCTGCACGCTATCAGCAG GCGTCTCAGGAGTGGATGTGGAAGAATAAGCATTCAG GAATGTGA
- the LOC121797864 gene encoding probable WRKY transcription factor 48: MEEEKSKEPTTREDSEPPKPSISDYKNHNQTMMMINQEICSNTNTNALFDDADHLLLHRSFMDDHEFSCPSSAFDDFFLHNMISEPMPPPPPPESSTPNASSISSSSAEAAANDDRKKINQVVDEDEEEEEANNEDKSKKVLKPKKKNQKRQRDPRFAFMTKSEIDHLDDGYRWRKYGQKAVKNSPFPRSYYRCTSPACGVKKRVERSSEDPSIVVTTYEGTHTHSCPITPRGAVGFGISPAEVPSPAFHQGGASSSLFAMPQIHHYPPQQQQQQQQQGRPYFTNLTQASPLSFGNSTNSRVPPPILPSSTSSGSRDYGLLQDMLPSEMLKEPKGE, from the exons ATGGAGGAGGAAAAGAGCAAAGAGCCGACAACAAGAGAGGACTCAGAGCCACCAAAACCATCAATATCAGATTACAAAAATCATAATCAAACCATGATGATGATTAATCAAGAAATCTGCAGCAACACCAACACCAACGCCTTATTCGATGATGCtgatcatcttcttcttcacagAAGCTTCATGGACGATCACGAGTTCTCCTGCCCTTCTTCTGCATTCGACGATTTTTTTCTGCATAATATGATCTCGGAGCCtatgccgccgccgccgccgccggagaGCTCCACCCCCAACGCCTCCtccatctcctcctcctccgccgagGCCGCCGCCAACGATGACCGGAAAAAGATCAATCAAGTTGTTGATGAggatgaagaggaagaagaagcaaaTAATGAAGACAAGAGTAAGAAAGT attgaaaccaaaaaagaaaaatcagaaaagGCAAAGAGATCCAAGATTTGCTTTCATGACAAAGAGTGAGATCGATCATTTGGACGATGGGTATCGATGGAGAAAGTACGGCCAAAAAGCTGTGAAAAACAGCCCTTTTCCCAG GAGCTACTATCGTTGCACTAGTCCAGCATGTGGTGTGAAGAAGAGAGTGGAGAGATCTTCCGAAGATCCATCAATTGTTGTCACAACCTACGAAGGCACGCACACTCACTCCTGCCCCATCACGCCACGTGGCGCTGTCGGCTTCGGCATTTCCCCGGCCGAAGTCCCCTCCCCCGCCTTCCACCAAGGTGGCGCTTCGTCGTCCCTTTTCGCCATGCCTCAAATTCATCACTATCCGccccaacaacaacaacaacaacagcaACAAGGACGACCGTATTTTACAAACTTGACACAAGCATCACCTTTGAGTTTTGGGAATAGTACTAATTCTAGGGTTCCACCTCCAATTTTGCCATCATCAACAAGTAGTGGATCGAGAGATTATGGTCTTCTTCAAGACATGCTGCCATCTGAGATGTTGAAGGAGCCAAAAGGGGAGTAG